A region from the Acipenser ruthenus chromosome 13, fAciRut3.2 maternal haplotype, whole genome shotgun sequence genome encodes:
- the LOC117417979 gene encoding uncharacterized protein LOC117417979 isoform X2 produces MFTLCRSCAETLNQTGVCNHTSGERALTGTWCSVEVVKALEKGYKVSKIHEVWHFPQKSDTLFTGYINSHLKGKQESSGYPAHCTDEERKERYIAEYFQKEGVQLDPQNINVNPAKRQISKLCLNSLWGKLAQRTNQLSTSLVKDPDQFFHYLFSKRYQVSHFCFVSDTVAQVQWRYASDTYTPTGNVNVFIAAFTTAYARLELYNLLDRLQGRCLYHDTDSVIFVSRPQTWRPELGDYLGDLTSELKPGEYITEFVSGGPKTYGYVTNNGKTCLKVKGITLNYENSKLINLASLKDLVQNFVNHDRNTPSEHIMIRGSQIHRNKKEFQLENKPLQKTFQIVYNKRVLRSDFTSLPYGY; encoded by the coding sequence atgtttaccctctgccgCTCATGCGCGGAAACACTAAACCAGACTGGGGTATGTAATcatacctctggagaaagagcctTGACAGGGACATGGTGCAGTGTAGAGGTAGTcaaagctcttgagaaaggttacaaagtgtctaaaatacatgaagtttggcattttcctcagaaatctgacactctctttacaggttacattaatagtcatctcaaggggaaacaggaaagttcaggttaccctgctcattgtaccgatgaggagcgtaaagagcgttatattgctgaatattttcagaaagagggggttcaattagatcctcaaaacattaatgttaatccAGCTAAAAGACAAATCTCCAAACTATGCCTCAATAGTTTGTGGGGAAAACTAGCCCAGAGAACTAACCAGCTCTCTACAAGCTTGGTAAaggatcctgaccagtttttccattatctcttttcaaaaagatatcaggtttcgcatttttgttttgtaagtgatacggtggctcaggttcagtggcgttacgcttctgatacctatactcccACAGGTAATGTAAACGTATTCATAGCGGCATTTACAACCGCTTACGCCCGGCTAGAGCTCTATAACCTCTTGGATCGTCTGCAGGGTCgctgtctgtatcatgatacggACTCTGTAATCTTTGTCAGCAGGCCCCAGACTTGGCGTCCAGAACTAGGCGATTATCTTGGTGATTTAACTAGCGAGTTAAAGCCGGGggaatacattacagagtttgtgtcagGGGGCCCTAAAACATATGGATACGTCACAAACAAtggaaaaacatgtctcaaagtaaaggggattaccctaaactatgagaattccaaattaattaacctcgcttcattaaaagaccttgtacaaaactttgtgaatcatgatagaaacaccccctcggagcatatcatgattcgtggctcccagattcaccgtaataaaaaagaatttcaattggaaaacaaaccactccagaaaacctttcaaatagtctacaataaGCGAGTCTTGCGGTCTGATTTTACATCTCTTCCTTATGGATACTGA